From a region of the Aigarchaeota archaeon genome:
- the scpB gene encoding SMC-Scp complex subunit ScpB, translating to MDEKRKAWMKAVIESLLYASDKPVELQKLMNAVGTTSKSTIREIINDISTEYEKSNHPFRIKKLEGERYFLCLAPEYSEIVRRYVKKPLLSTALLKTLSFIAYHQPVSQAVLAAARGKEAYKHVKQLIEKGLVEAEKSGRTLLLRTTQLFADYFNIKNNPQEIRKYIEGLLEKSSGKS from the coding sequence ATGGATGAAAAAAGAAAGGCATGGATGAAAGCGGTTATTGAGTCGCTGCTCTATGCTTCCGATAAGCCGGTTGAGTTACAAAAACTCATGAATGCTGTAGGCACAACGTCAAAAAGCACCATAAGGGAGATTATAAACGACATCTCTACTGAATACGAAAAATCCAATCATCCGTTTAGGATTAAAAAACTAGAGGGTGAGCGGTATTTTCTATGCCTAGCGCCAGAGTACTCGGAAATAGTTAGGAGGTACGTGAAGAAGCCGCTTTTGAGCACAGCTTTGCTCAAAACTTTATCATTCATTGCATACCATCAGCCTGTAAGCCAGGCGGTTCTGGCGGCAGCCAGAGGAAAGGAAGCCTACAAACATGTTAAACAGTTAATTGAGAAAGGGTTAGTTGAGGCCGAAAAATCCGGCAGAACACTCCTGCTAAGGACTACCCAACTTTTTGCAGACTATTTTAACATCAAGAATAATCCCCAAGAAATAAGAAAATACATAGAGGGGCTGTTAGAAAAAAGCTCCGGTAAAAGTTAA
- the rnhB gene encoding ribonuclease HII, which translates to MIICGIDEAGRGSVIGPLVVLGIAIHEKDIPSLKDVGVRDSKTLSRKVREELYQKILSLNVSVYEVVVDAAEVDRYLKKRSGPSINTLEANAAAEIIRNLRPDVVYIDSPDVKPTRHAERVLAMLDYSPRIVCEHKADSRYEVVAAASVLAKVRRDTMLAKLSEVYGDLGSGYPSDKRTIDFLSKCLRDEDEIPSCVRKGWRTIDKLLQAKLDLFGER; encoded by the coding sequence ATGATAATCTGCGGTATAGATGAGGCTGGTAGGGGCTCGGTAATCGGACCTTTGGTGGTTTTGGGTATAGCAATTCATGAGAAAGACATTCCATCGCTAAAGGATGTGGGTGTTAGGGATTCAAAAACTTTGAGCAGGAAAGTTAGGGAGGAGCTTTACCAAAAAATCTTAAGCTTGAACGTTAGCGTCTACGAGGTCGTCGTGGACGCCGCCGAAGTAGACAGGTACTTAAAAAAGAGGTCCGGACCCAGCATAAACACCCTAGAGGCGAATGCAGCAGCGGAAATAATAAGAAACCTAAGACCAGACGTGGTTTACATAGATTCCCCAGATGTAAAGCCAACTAGGCATGCTGAAAGGGTTTTGGCGATGCTGGACTACTCCCCGAGGATCGTGTGCGAACACAAGGCGGACTCCCGTTACGAGGTTGTGGCAGCCGCCTCGGTCCTCGCTAAAGTAAGAAGGGACACTATGCTGGCAAAGCTGTCCGAGGTCTATGGGGACTTAGGCTCCGGATACCCCTCGGACAAGAGGACGATAGATTTCCTTAGCAAATGCTTAAGGGATGAGGATGAAATTCCTTCTTGCGTAAGGAAAGGTTGGAGAACTATCGACAAACTCCTACAAGCGAAGCTGGATCTTTTTGGAGAGAGGTAG
- a CDS encoding 30S ribosomal protein S8e translates to MVQWHTDIHKRKPTGGKKVPYRKKRRYERGGEPTLASVGDRKIKIKDTFGGGLKVAVVSDNVVNVYNPVTKRVEKTTIIRVKSNPSNKDYERRGVITKGAIIETPLGDAKITSRPGRDGVINAVLITPAG, encoded by the coding sequence ATGGTACAGTGGCACACCGATATACACAAACGAAAACCAACCGGCGGCAAAAAGGTTCCGTATAGGAAGAAGAGGAGGTATGAGCGAGGAGGAGAGCCAACGTTAGCCAGCGTAGGCGATAGAAAGATAAAGATTAAGGATACTTTTGGTGGAGGGCTCAAGGTAGCTGTGGTTTCTGATAATGTGGTAAACGTCTACAATCCAGTTACGAAAAGAGTTGAGAAGACCACTATAATCCGGGTTAAATCTAACCCCTCCAATAAAGACTACGAAAGGAGAGGCGTGATCACTAAAGGTGCAATAATCGAAACACCACTCGGGGACGCTAAAATCACCTCAAGACCTGGTAGGGATGGCGTTATAAACGCGGTTCTGATAACTCCTGCAGGTTGA
- a CDS encoding Lrp/AsnC family transcriptional regulator, with protein sequence MQMKMTKLEERAIKLLLKYEDKGILQSELWHKLGVTSREGSRIAIKLEKKGIVKRVKEFANDRWTRRLVPLIKQLSVDPIKGAPCPSCTHENTCGLERTVTPCICVRLEEWILGQQTDGIGQV encoded by the coding sequence ATGCAGATGAAGATGACAAAACTTGAGGAGCGAGCAATAAAGCTCCTGCTGAAATACGAAGACAAGGGCATACTTCAATCTGAGCTCTGGCATAAACTCGGCGTTACGAGTAGAGAAGGTTCTAGGATAGCGATAAAGTTAGAAAAGAAGGGGATAGTAAAGCGGGTTAAGGAGTTTGCGAATGATAGATGGACCAGAAGGTTGGTTCCTCTGATAAAGCAGCTGAGCGTCGACCCCATCAAGGGCGCTCCATGTCCATCCTGCACGCATGAAAATACATGCGGCTTGGAAAGGACGGTAACGCCCTGTATATGCGTGCGGTTGGAAGAGTGGATACTGGGACAGCAGACCGACGGTATCGGCCAGGTCTAA
- a CDS encoding NTPase: MDGEKLFVLTGAPGSGKTTVVLRLVEILKNMGLSVGGMYTREVRSSGVRVGFEIVDVATGKVGTLAWTGCGPGPRVGKYVVNLRDLEEVGVKAIELASQFDVVVVDEVGPMELKSRKFKEAVRKLLAKGRPAVLTIHYRASDELLDEIRRLVGDRSIVVTFDNRDSLPMVLAEKIKGIVRGGA, encoded by the coding sequence ATGGACGGCGAAAAGTTATTTGTCCTCACTGGAGCTCCTGGAAGCGGCAAGACGACAGTGGTACTGAGGCTTGTAGAGATTTTGAAGAACATGGGACTCAGCGTAGGAGGAATGTACACAAGGGAGGTTAGGTCTTCCGGGGTTAGGGTAGGGTTCGAGATAGTGGACGTCGCCACGGGCAAAGTCGGTACGCTAGCTTGGACAGGTTGCGGTCCCGGCCCGAGGGTTGGCAAGTACGTAGTCAACCTGAGGGACTTGGAAGAAGTTGGTGTCAAGGCTATAGAATTAGCTAGCCAATTTGACGTTGTTGTCGTGGACGAGGTCGGGCCGATGGAGCTGAAAAGCCGTAAGTTTAAGGAAGCCGTGAGGAAGCTTTTGGCTAAGGGTAGACCTGCTGTGCTTACGATACACTATAGGGCAAGCGATGAGCTGCTCGACGAGATAAGGAGGCTCGTGGGCGATAGGAGCATAGTGGTAACTTTCGACAACCGAGATAGTCTGCCCATGGTTTTGGCAGAGAAGATTAAAGGCATCGTAAGAGGTGGCGCATGA
- a CDS encoding RlmE family RNA methyltransferase, with product MLRKHPSPSRDHYTTLARKLGLLSRAAFKLQYVQKKYGFLKPGDKVVILGSAPGGMVQLAAKYVGPRGLVVAVDIKPQDFNIANNVVRITSDVLDPHITEKIREALNGELADKVVSDLARSLTGIREVDIPRQLELVEAALRIAGELLRKGGGLYIKLFESPEVKSIEERLRLNFRRVKRVVPTATRKHSSEIFLLALDKK from the coding sequence ATGCTTAGGAAACACCCTTCTCCTTCTAGAGATCATTATACCACGCTTGCGAGAAAATTGGGACTACTTTCAAGGGCTGCCTTTAAGCTCCAGTACGTACAGAAGAAGTACGGCTTTCTAAAGCCAGGCGATAAAGTCGTAATCTTAGGCTCGGCACCCGGAGGGATGGTACAACTAGCTGCCAAGTACGTCGGTCCACGAGGTCTTGTCGTAGCCGTGGATATAAAACCACAAGATTTCAATATCGCGAACAACGTTGTAAGAATAACTTCGGACGTCCTTGACCCTCATATAACAGAGAAGATAAGGGAAGCGCTGAACGGTGAGTTGGCCGATAAGGTTGTATCGGATTTAGCACGAAGCTTAACAGGCATCAGAGAAGTAGATATACCGAGACAGCTCGAACTCGTCGAAGCTGCTCTAAGGATAGCAGGAGAGTTGCTTCGTAAGGGTGGCGGACTTTACATAAAACTTTTTGAAAGTCCCGAGGTAAAGAGCATCGAAGAAAGGTTGCGTCTTAACTTTCGAAGGGTCAAGCGAGTCGTACCTACGGCTACAAGAAAACACAGTTCCGAGATATTCTTGTTGGCGTTGGACAAGAAATAA
- a CDS encoding fibrillarin-like rRNA/tRNA 2'-O-methyltransferase: MLSVEKHDRFDGVYWVYSDAEKILATRSLDKGFRVYGERLFRLGDEEYREWIPYRSKLAAAILSGIKEVGIRSGCRVLYLGVASGTTASHVSDIIGEKGMLYGVDFAPMVLAQFKRNVADRRKNVVAIYADARFPITYKSIVGQVDFVYCDIAQPEQAKILAENARLMLKDDGLAMIAIKARSIDSVEEPSKVYRQEIAVLENNGFVVLEKVDLGKYEQDHIMVLVRYSSRR, from the coding sequence ATGTTAAGCGTTGAGAAGCACGATAGGTTTGATGGTGTGTACTGGGTCTATTCAGACGCGGAGAAGATACTTGCGACCAGAAGCTTGGATAAGGGCTTCAGGGTCTACGGTGAAAGGTTATTCAGGTTAGGGGATGAGGAGTACCGAGAATGGATTCCTTACAGGAGCAAGCTCGCGGCCGCGATTCTCTCCGGCATTAAGGAAGTAGGGATCAGGTCAGGTTGTAGGGTTCTGTACCTGGGCGTCGCGTCGGGAACGACGGCAAGTCACGTCTCCGATATAATCGGCGAGAAAGGTATGCTTTACGGCGTCGACTTCGCACCCATGGTCTTGGCCCAGTTTAAGCGTAACGTAGCCGACAGGAGGAAGAACGTCGTCGCGATATACGCGGACGCCAGGTTCCCTATAACTTACAAATCCATCGTCGGTCAGGTAGATTTCGTCTACTGCGACATCGCACAGCCAGAGCAGGCCAAGATACTTGCCGAGAATGCCAGGCTCATGCTGAAGGACGACGGGCTGGCTATGATAGCTATAAAGGCGAGGAGCATAGACAGCGTCGAAGAGCCTAGCAAGGTTTACAGACAGGAGATTGCGGTGTTAGAAAATAATGGCTTCGTCGTACTCGAGAAAGTTGACCTGGGAAAGTACGAGCAGGACCACATCATGGTCCTGGTAAGATACTCATCGAGAAGGTAA
- a CDS encoding signal recognition particle protein Srp19, which translates to MIRREGFIIWPTYFDRSLSWREGRRVPLRLSSRSPTVEKLSKAAQKLGWYVKVEVAAHPKTHWKKTGRLVVKPDKLLSKQSVIKALAQELLKQEMKER; encoded by the coding sequence ATGATTAGGCGTGAAGGTTTCATAATATGGCCTACGTACTTTGATAGGTCACTGAGTTGGAGGGAAGGTAGGAGGGTTCCACTGCGACTCTCCTCTAGGTCACCAACTGTAGAGAAATTGAGTAAGGCCGCTCAGAAGCTTGGATGGTACGTTAAGGTTGAGGTTGCCGCTCATCCCAAGACTCACTGGAAAAAAACCGGCAGGCTCGTAGTTAAGCCAGATAAACTACTAAGCAAACAATCCGTCATAAAGGCCTTAGCACAGGAATTATTAAAACAAGAAATGAAAGAACGATAA
- a CDS encoding 30S ribosomal protein S30e: protein MPSHGSVTKAGKVRSQTPKLEAKPRRSPIPRIRNRNNYRLRVLEAKPSEERSFQE from the coding sequence ATGCCGAGTCACGGGTCTGTGACTAAGGCTGGAAAGGTCAGGTCCCAGACACCTAAGCTAGAGGCCAAGCCAAGACGTAGCCCGATCCCTAGGATAAGGAACAGAAACAACTACAGGTTGAGAGTGTTGGAAGCTAAGCCGTCGGAGGAAAGGAGCTTCCAAGAGTAG
- the tfb gene encoding transcription initiation factor IIB (stabilizes TBP binding to an archaeal box-A promoter; responsible for recruiting RNA polymerase II to the pre-initiation complex), giving the protein MLHDETVTRCPECGSSNLLFDKLSGEVVCVDCGFVIVNTTADLGPEWRSFNQEKDGKRTRVGAPITLVMYDMGLSTKIGWKDGKGAYVSDLQAEALSALKRCDKMTIMNGTVRSSVRGLSEIAAICLKLGLPTNIMETASLIYRKVVKTSAMRGRSIRNTAAAAVYLACKQCGIPRMLSEIAMALNLNKKEITKCYRFLIKKLNIAPLSPDTKLYVSRFVNNFRVRGDVERVAIELLEHARTCGLIDGRGPVGLAAAATYLAATLMGYKITQREVAEVARVTEVTIRNRYKELLTNTKIYVELQTE; this is encoded by the coding sequence ATGTTACACGACGAAACGGTAACAAGATGTCCTGAATGCGGTAGCTCGAACCTGTTGTTCGATAAGCTCAGCGGTGAGGTAGTCTGCGTGGATTGTGGTTTTGTAATAGTAAATACTACAGCCGACTTAGGACCTGAGTGGAGGAGTTTTAACCAAGAAAAGGATGGAAAGAGAACGCGGGTTGGTGCCCCAATAACTTTAGTCATGTACGACATGGGCCTTTCAACTAAAATAGGATGGAAAGATGGAAAGGGCGCGTACGTTTCGGACTTGCAAGCCGAAGCGTTGTCCGCTCTTAAGCGATGCGATAAAATGACGATAATGAACGGTACAGTGAGAAGTTCCGTAAGGGGCTTATCGGAGATTGCGGCAATATGTTTAAAGTTGGGTCTACCCACAAATATCATGGAAACTGCAAGTCTCATATACAGAAAAGTAGTGAAGACAAGCGCGATGCGTGGTAGGTCCATAAGAAACACGGCAGCAGCTGCGGTTTACCTAGCGTGTAAGCAATGCGGAATCCCAAGGATGCTGAGCGAGATAGCTATGGCATTAAATTTAAATAAAAAGGAGATAACGAAATGTTATAGGTTTCTTATTAAGAAATTAAACATAGCACCGCTCTCACCAGATACTAAACTCTACGTTTCAAGGTTCGTTAATAACTTCAGGGTGAGGGGCGATGTCGAGAGGGTTGCGATCGAATTGCTAGAACATGCGAGGACATGCGGCTTGATTGACGGAAGAGGGCCCGTAGGTTTGGCGGCGGCCGCTACCTATTTGGCAGCAACGCTCATGGGTTACAAGATAACACAGCGAGAGGTTGCAGAGGTTGCAAGGGTAACCGAAGTAACCATCAGGAACAGGTATAAAGAACTGTTAACAAATACCAAGATATACGTTGAACTGCAAACAGAATAG
- a CDS encoding tRNA (guanine(10)-N(2))-dimethyltransferase, which produces MDEGIIEFPTRVYEEGKVRFLAPALPEGWEKAVSPSGMPVFFNPHSKLSRDMTVLAVGAYFDRKDIKVCEPLAGCGIRGIRIAVETGLVSKLILNDINTFAYSLIKKNVETAGLADITGVYNMDANALLAAHSSRKLRFDYVDVDPAGSPAPFLENAIRSCRSDGLLGFTATDLAPLCGTNPLSCMRKYDAVPYASPYSKETAARILLGFAARTAARLGMSISPVLTFYRRHYIRAFVRLTYGKTLAKESFRNIGWMYECKSCGSIQWSSYVEPFKLCEACRSVPQVFGPLWLGELTSRDFALKMLGMAREAGMKEAYSLLRKISEELQTIPFYYRVDEIGKRLKSKVPKPANVVDRLRSLGFSASLTHFDGQGFKTNAPREVIEQVFSELVSSEV; this is translated from the coding sequence TTGGACGAGGGAATCATAGAGTTCCCAACAAGGGTTTACGAGGAAGGGAAGGTTAGGTTTTTGGCTCCGGCCCTTCCAGAAGGTTGGGAGAAAGCCGTTTCGCCAAGCGGTATGCCCGTCTTCTTTAACCCACACTCCAAGCTCTCACGCGACATGACAGTTCTGGCGGTCGGAGCATACTTTGACAGAAAAGACATAAAGGTTTGCGAGCCTTTAGCCGGCTGCGGCATCAGGGGTATAAGGATCGCCGTAGAGACCGGGCTCGTATCGAAGTTGATTTTGAACGACATAAACACCTTTGCCTATTCTTTGATAAAAAAGAACGTTGAGACGGCCGGCTTAGCCGACATAACCGGGGTCTACAACATGGACGCGAACGCGCTTCTTGCGGCGCACTCTTCCAGAAAACTCAGGTTTGACTACGTGGACGTGGACCCCGCAGGCTCACCTGCACCCTTTCTTGAGAACGCGATACGCTCATGTCGGAGCGACGGATTGCTTGGCTTTACTGCAACGGACTTGGCGCCCCTTTGCGGGACCAATCCCCTTTCGTGCATGAGGAAGTACGATGCCGTGCCTTATGCGTCACCCTATTCAAAAGAAACGGCCGCAAGAATCTTACTGGGCTTCGCGGCACGGACCGCAGCAAGGCTCGGTATGAGCATCTCCCCGGTCTTAACGTTCTACAGGAGACACTACATCAGGGCCTTCGTGAGGCTAACCTACGGCAAGACACTAGCTAAGGAATCTTTTAGGAACATCGGATGGATGTACGAGTGCAAATCGTGCGGCAGCATCCAGTGGTCGAGTTATGTCGAGCCCTTTAAGTTATGCGAAGCTTGCAGGTCTGTCCCGCAGGTTTTCGGTCCCTTATGGCTTGGAGAGTTAACCTCCAGAGACTTCGCATTAAAGATGTTAGGAATGGCGCGCGAAGCTGGTATGAAAGAGGCCTATAGTCTGCTAAGAAAGATCTCCGAGGAGCTTCAGACGATCCCGTTCTATTATAGGGTTGATGAAATCGGCAAGAGGCTTAAGTCAAAGGTGCCAAAACCTGCCAACGTCGTGGATAGGCTACGCTCCCTCGGCTTCAGCGCATCGTTAACACACTTTGACGGGCAGGGCTTTAAGACAAACGCTCCACGTGAGGTTATCGAACAGGTGTTTTCTGAACTTGTATCTTCAGAGGTTTAA
- the purB gene encoding adenylosuccinate lyase: protein MPILPIDSERYGSKEIKEVFEESSRLKYILAVEAAVAETQAELGVIPTAAGREIASKANLDYVTLEKCKEVEKIIGHEPANIVEVLVDVCEEYAKPWVHYGLTSNDLLDTATSMQIRDALRIIEGRMRELTVLLAEMAQRYADLPAVGRTHGQHASIISFGLKFAVWASEMLRHFDRLAQLRERVLVCKTLGVVGTGSVMGEKALEVQRRVAEKLALKPIDAATQVVPRELHAEVVFFAALLASTLDRVATEIRNLQRTEIGEVEEPFRPGQVGSSAVPVKRNPIKSEKVSSIARLLRPLAQVALDNIPLWHERDLTNSANERFIIPMSLILLDEALKTMTEVLKGLRVNKESITANIQKTDGRIFSEFILDLMLKKGFSRINAYRIIQKASEMTDVSFVDALLRMPEVVCRLSREEIEGVMRPDKCLGASKLIINRIVEEVERKLSTLGSSFPPTA, encoded by the coding sequence ATGCCAATACTTCCCATAGATTCTGAAAGGTACGGTAGCAAGGAGATAAAGGAGGTGTTCGAGGAAAGTAGTAGACTTAAGTACATACTAGCAGTAGAGGCGGCCGTTGCAGAGACACAAGCGGAATTGGGAGTTATACCGACGGCCGCTGGTAGGGAAATAGCCTCGAAGGCAAACCTCGACTACGTAACCCTGGAAAAATGTAAAGAGGTCGAGAAAATAATAGGCCATGAGCCTGCAAACATCGTGGAAGTTCTAGTTGATGTGTGCGAGGAGTATGCAAAACCGTGGGTCCACTATGGTCTAACGAGTAACGATCTCTTGGATACGGCAACGTCCATGCAGATAAGGGACGCCTTGAGAATAATCGAGGGTAGGATGCGTGAGCTTACGGTGCTACTGGCTGAGATGGCACAGCGATATGCTGACCTGCCTGCAGTCGGGAGGACCCACGGACAGCATGCGAGCATAATTTCTTTTGGTTTGAAGTTTGCCGTCTGGGCATCTGAAATGCTGAGACACTTCGATAGACTTGCCCAACTACGCGAGAGAGTGTTAGTATGTAAGACGTTGGGTGTGGTAGGCACAGGCTCCGTCATGGGCGAGAAGGCACTCGAAGTCCAAAGGCGCGTTGCAGAAAAGCTTGCCCTTAAACCTATCGATGCCGCGACGCAGGTGGTTCCTAGAGAGCTTCACGCAGAGGTCGTCTTCTTCGCCGCACTTCTTGCATCTACCTTGGATAGGGTTGCCACGGAGATAAGAAATTTGCAGAGGACAGAGATAGGTGAGGTTGAAGAGCCCTTCAGGCCGGGACAGGTTGGGAGCTCGGCAGTTCCTGTGAAAAGAAACCCCATAAAATCCGAAAAGGTCTCTTCGATAGCGCGCTTGCTAAGACCACTTGCTCAAGTTGCCCTCGACAACATACCGTTGTGGCACGAAAGGGATCTAACTAACTCTGCGAACGAACGTTTCATAATTCCTATGAGTCTCATCTTACTCGATGAAGCACTCAAAACCATGACGGAAGTGTTAAAAGGGCTTAGGGTTAACAAGGAATCCATAACGGCCAATATACAAAAGACCGACGGAAGAATTTTTTCCGAGTTTATACTTGACCTGATGTTAAAGAAGGGCTTTTCCAGGATTAATGCCTACAGAATCATTCAGAAAGCATCAGAGATGACGGATGTATCCTTTGTTGATGCCTTATTGAGGATGCCTGAGGTCGTATGTAGGTTATCGAGGGAAGAGATAGAGGGTGTCATGAGACCGGATAAATGCTTAGGCGCATCAAAGTTGATAATAAATCGTATCGTCGAGGAAGTGGAAAGAAAGCTGTCTACTCTTGGAAGCTCCTTTCCTCCGACGGCTTAG